One genomic region from Rothia dentocariosa ATCC 17931 encodes:
- a CDS encoding DUF2218 domain-containing protein, whose translation MSEYPAAESLPVRQRSTVSTDRPARYIKQLGSHMGRKISTEEIPGGLRLIFNRDGIFRGYGDLVADDANHALIMEVRAEDDEKAQNLAGVLERHLVRFGEREELVVEFHAV comes from the coding sequence ATGAGTGAGTATCCAGCCGCAGAATCTCTGCCCGTTCGTCAGCGTTCCACAGTCAGTACCGACCGCCCGGCGCGCTATATTAAACAGCTTGGCTCACATATGGGCCGCAAAATTAGCACCGAGGAAATTCCTGGCGGATTGCGCTTAATCTTTAATCGCGACGGTATCTTTCGCGGGTATGGCGACCTGGTGGCCGATGATGCGAACCATGCGCTCATCATGGAGGTTCGTGCCGAAGACGACGAGAAAGCACAGAACCTTGCAGGCGTGCTGGAACGTCACCTTGTACGTTTTGGTGAGCGCGAAGAATTAGTCGTGGAGTTTCACGCAGTCTAA
- a CDS encoding YagU family protein produces MNALNSAKEKIRVSFKTVTDPVRRRLGTAAFVGVLAGIFGGIVKFGWEVPFPPRTPERNATNPPQALLEMFGFSPEITHQTYSYLGNDLPYMSFIVHFAFSIFFGVLYSVVAEYWPKIKLWHGVAFGIVLDILFHVIIMPAMGVVPVPWEQPLGEHLSEFFGHIVWLWSIELVRRDLRNRLTGEPDAEYPVESRKVAAA; encoded by the coding sequence ATGAACGCCCTTAACTCGGCGAAAGAAAAGATCAGAGTATCTTTCAAAACCGTGACCGATCCGGTACGCCGCCGCCTCGGAACCGCCGCCTTCGTAGGCGTTCTCGCCGGTATCTTCGGTGGTATCGTCAAATTTGGTTGGGAAGTTCCCTTCCCGCCGCGCACCCCCGAACGCAATGCAACAAACCCGCCCCAAGCGCTTCTGGAGATGTTTGGGTTCTCGCCAGAAATCACGCATCAAACCTACTCATATCTGGGTAACGATCTGCCATATATGAGCTTTATTGTGCACTTCGCCTTCTCAATCTTCTTTGGCGTGCTCTATAGCGTGGTGGCGGAATACTGGCCGAAAATCAAACTCTGGCATGGTGTCGCCTTCGGTATTGTGCTCGATATTCTCTTCCACGTCATTATCATGCCCGCAATGGGTGTTGTGCCCGTTCCCTGGGAGCAACCTTTGGGGGAGCATCTCTCTGAGTTCTTCGGTCATATCGTCTGGTTGTGGTCCATCGAGCTGGTGCGTCGCGATCTGCGCAACCGCCTCACTGGCGAACCGGATGCGGAATACCCCGTCGAGAGTCGTAAAGTCGCTGCTGCCTAG
- a CDS encoding ABC transporter ATP-binding protein, producing the protein MPASTPQETIPSNSAQATRTAGIEFSQVTKRYGANTVVNNLTLSIPAGETTVFVGSSGCGKTTTLRMINRMVEPQEGTITIGGQNIADQDPYKLRRSIGYVMQSGGLLPHRTVLENVMTVPLLNGTPKQQAKERALDLLDTVGLDASLAQRYPAQLSGGQAQRVGVARALAADASILLMDEPFSAVDPIVRTELQEELLRLQGELHKTIVFVTHDIDEALFLGDNIAVFAPGGKLAQYGAPEEILTNPANDFVESFVSQSVGALLPADVMRQVRYIRRERYRRTREAAVSGEGAASTSGRG; encoded by the coding sequence ATGCCAGCATCCACTCCCCAAGAAACCATACCGTCGAACTCCGCGCAGGCAACACGCACTGCGGGAATCGAATTCTCCCAGGTCACCAAACGCTACGGCGCTAACACCGTGGTCAATAACCTGACTCTGAGCATCCCCGCCGGTGAAACCACCGTTTTCGTCGGTTCCTCAGGATGCGGTAAAACCACCACCCTGCGCATGATCAACCGCATGGTCGAGCCGCAGGAAGGCACGATCACTATTGGCGGTCAAAATATCGCAGACCAAGACCCATACAAGCTGCGCCGATCCATCGGGTACGTCATGCAAAGCGGCGGGCTGCTGCCGCATCGTACCGTGCTTGAGAACGTTATGACCGTGCCCCTGTTGAACGGCACCCCCAAACAGCAGGCGAAAGAACGCGCTCTTGACCTTCTGGACACCGTGGGTTTGGATGCGTCCTTAGCGCAGCGCTACCCGGCTCAGCTTTCCGGCGGGCAGGCACAGCGCGTGGGAGTCGCGCGGGCGCTCGCGGCGGATGCCTCTATTTTGCTCATGGACGAGCCTTTTTCTGCGGTCGATCCGATCGTGCGCACCGAACTGCAGGAAGAACTTTTGCGCCTGCAGGGCGAGCTGCATAAGACCATTGTTTTCGTAACCCACGATATTGATGAGGCTCTATTCCTCGGCGATAATATTGCGGTCTTCGCCCCCGGCGGCAAGCTCGCCCAATATGGCGCCCCCGAAGAGATCCTGACGAATCCCGCTAATGATTTTGTGGAATCTTTCGTTAGCCAGTCCGTGGGTGCCTTGCTGCCTGCCGATGTGATGCGCCAGGTGCGGTATATTCGCCGCGAACGCTACCGCCGCACACGCGAAGCCGCAGTATCGGGCGAGGGCGCCGCATCGACCTCTGGGCGGGGATAG
- a CDS encoding FAD-dependent oxidoreductase, with amino-acid sequence MSEAARPLRVAVIGAGPAGIYAADLLTKSEEVRSGAVEVSIDIFDRYPAPFGLIRYGVAPDHPRIKGIITALHKVLDRGDIRFFGNVEYGKDLNLVDLREHYDAIIFATGAIYDAPLPIEGIDLDGSYGAADFVSWYDGHPDYPRTWPLNAKEIAVLGNGNVALDIARVLSKHADDLLVTEIPENVYEGLKSSPVTDVHVFGRRGPAQIKFTPLELRELSHSRDVDIVLYEEDFEFDEASDEAIQTNNQVKTMMKTLTTWLTDQEEGEQTASRRLHLHFLQSPHEILGEDGKVVGIRMERNKLDGKGGIEGTGEFVDYPVQAVYRAIGYFGSELPEVGYDADKGVITNVEGRVVDENGEHVPGLYATGWIKRGPVGLIGSTKGDALETITHLLEDRENLYTAPEPDADTFSDYLDSKGIRYTTWEGWHRLDDHEKALGAASQDAKGEPRERVKVVDRDEMIRISRGE; translated from the coding sequence GTGTCTGAAGCTGCACGCCCGTTGCGCGTTGCCGTTATCGGTGCGGGTCCTGCGGGTATCTATGCCGCCGATCTGCTCACCAAATCTGAGGAAGTACGCTCTGGAGCCGTTGAGGTTTCTATCGACATTTTTGATCGTTACCCCGCGCCCTTTGGGCTCATTCGCTACGGTGTGGCGCCCGATCACCCGCGCATCAAGGGCATTATCACCGCCCTGCACAAGGTACTTGACCGCGGTGATATTCGATTCTTTGGCAATGTCGAATACGGTAAGGATTTGAACCTTGTCGATCTGCGCGAGCATTATGACGCCATTATTTTTGCGACCGGTGCTATTTACGATGCGCCCCTGCCTATTGAGGGTATCGACCTGGATGGTTCCTATGGCGCCGCCGATTTCGTCTCGTGGTATGACGGTCACCCCGATTACCCGCGCACCTGGCCGCTGAACGCGAAGGAAATCGCGGTGCTTGGTAACGGCAACGTGGCGCTGGATATTGCGCGTGTGCTCTCCAAGCATGCCGATGATCTGCTCGTCACCGAAATTCCCGAGAACGTGTACGAGGGGCTGAAATCTTCGCCCGTGACCGATGTGCACGTCTTTGGCCGCCGCGGCCCCGCGCAGATCAAGTTCACCCCCTTGGAGCTGCGCGAGCTCTCTCATTCCCGCGATGTCGATATTGTGCTCTACGAAGAGGACTTCGAGTTCGACGAGGCTTCGGATGAGGCTATTCAGACGAATAACCAGGTTAAGACCATGATGAAGACCCTCACCACCTGGCTTACCGACCAGGAGGAGGGCGAGCAGACCGCTTCGCGCCGCCTGCACCTGCACTTCCTGCAGTCCCCGCACGAGATTCTGGGCGAGGACGGCAAGGTTGTGGGCATCCGCATGGAACGCAATAAGCTTGACGGTAAGGGCGGTATCGAGGGCACCGGCGAGTTCGTGGACTACCCCGTGCAGGCCGTGTACCGCGCGATCGGTTACTTCGGATCTGAGCTGCCCGAGGTTGGCTATGACGCTGATAAGGGCGTGATTACTAACGTTGAGGGCCGTGTGGTCGATGAAAATGGCGAGCACGTGCCCGGCCTGTACGCTACCGGGTGGATTAAGCGCGGACCGGTGGGTCTGATTGGCTCCACAAAGGGCGATGCACTTGAAACCATCACCCACCTGTTGGAGGACCGCGAGAACCTGTACACCGCTCCCGAACCGGATGCTGACACCTTCAGCGATTACCTGGATTCTAAGGGCATTCGCTATACCACCTGGGAAGGCTGGCACCGTCTGGACGATCACGAAAAGGCGCTCGGTGCAGCATCACAGGATGCGAAGGGCGAGCCACGTGAGCGTGTGAAGGTTGTTGACCGTGATGAGATGATTCGTATTTCGCGCGGCGAGTAA
- a CDS encoding ABC transporter permease gives MDLLLADSMHWDWLGNNIQRVLDLTLNHLYQGIIPVLVGTALSIPVARYASRRRAREDGAKTYRSGAHALVHGFGLLYTIPSIAFFVLMPLILGTSIISPVNVLVALTIYTMALMVRSGVDAFNAVPEHVVESSRALGYTPARAFFTVELPLALPVLFAGIRVATVANIAMVSVGAVIGVSSLGTLFTDGLARSIPAELITGVVLSAVLAYLADALLALTARRLTAWRTA, from the coding sequence ATGGACCTGTTGTTGGCAGATTCGATGCACTGGGACTGGTTGGGAAATAACATCCAGCGCGTCCTTGATTTGACCCTCAATCACCTGTACCAGGGCATTATTCCGGTACTTGTGGGAACCGCTCTGTCGATTCCGGTGGCGCGGTATGCGAGCCGACGCCGCGCGCGGGAAGACGGCGCGAAAACCTACCGGAGTGGTGCGCACGCCCTGGTGCACGGCTTCGGGCTGCTCTACACAATCCCGTCGATCGCGTTCTTCGTACTCATGCCGCTGATTCTGGGGACCAGCATTATTTCGCCGGTGAACGTGCTTGTGGCGCTTACGATCTACACGATGGCGCTGATGGTGCGTTCCGGGGTAGATGCTTTTAATGCGGTTCCCGAGCATGTGGTGGAGTCATCGCGCGCCCTGGGATACACCCCGGCTCGTGCGTTTTTCACGGTGGAATTACCACTCGCTTTACCCGTGCTTTTTGCCGGTATCCGCGTGGCGACGGTGGCAAATATTGCGATGGTATCCGTGGGTGCGGTTATTGGTGTTTCTTCGCTCGGCACGCTTTTTACCGACGGACTGGCGCGTAGTATACCCGCCGAACTTATCACGGGCGTGGTGCTCAGCGCCGTCCTCGCCTACCTCGCCGATGCGCTTCTTGCCCTCACGGCACGGCGCCTGACCGCCTGGAGGACCGCATGA
- a CDS encoding transposase family protein codes for MPGSLVVDGTLIPTWNWQSLGIINFSCKHKCAGFNHQIICTLDGKFLAITDPVRGARYDVYAYRFHQLEIFLDEYALADKGYIGSGLLIPTKRKALVR; via the coding sequence ATGCCAGGTTCACTGGTTGTTGACGGAACTCTAATTCCAACCTGGAACTGGCAATCACTCGGAATAATAAACTTCTCATGCAAACACAAATGTGCTGGTTTCAACCACCAAATCATCTGCACCTTAGACGGGAAATTTTTAGCTATCACCGACCCAGTACGGGGAGCTAGATACGACGTTTATGCTTACCGGTTTCACCAGCTAGAAATATTCCTTGATGAGTACGCTCTGGCAGATAAAGGGTACATCGGGTCAGGGTTACTGATTCCGACTAAACGAAAAGCATTAGTGAGGTGA
- a CDS encoding NADAR family protein, giving the protein MTEIKFYRVNDAYGYLSNFAPYPFEINGLIWSTSEHYFQAQKFLDKAIQEKIRRLKSPMDAALEGRNRENPLRSDWEVVKDDIMRLAVFEKFRQNPAIRRELLATGHATLIEHTKNDNYWADNGDGTGKNMLGIILMETRKRLKAE; this is encoded by the coding sequence ATGACTGAAATTAAATTTTATCGGGTAAATGATGCTTATGGCTATCTGTCGAATTTCGCTCCCTACCCTTTTGAGATAAATGGACTAATCTGGTCAACTTCGGAGCATTATTTTCAAGCTCAAAAGTTTTTGGACAAAGCTATTCAAGAAAAAATTCGCCGCTTGAAGTCACCAATGGACGCTGCTTTAGAGGGGCGCAATCGAGAAAATCCCTTGCGTTCGGACTGGGAAGTGGTAAAGGATGACATCATGAGGTTAGCTGTTTTTGAAAAATTCCGCCAGAATCCTGCAATTAGGAGAGAGCTATTAGCGACTGGGCATGCTACTTTGATTGAACATACGAAAAATGATAACTACTGGGCGGATAATGGTGACGGGACTGGTAAAAATATGCTGGGAATTATTCTCATGGAAACGAGAAAAAGGCTGAAAGCAGAATAA
- a CDS encoding YchJ family protein yields the protein MSETTLYDPQTRCPCTSGEVYGACCGRYLGEFAASGTLNAPTPLALMRSRFTAFALHDAPYLLASWHPHTRPTELTLDETLRWYRLDILGSSGGPFDAAGTVEFAAYYRSVPGTPAEERVKGTMHEKSRFEKVNGTWYYLDGEVS from the coding sequence ATGAGCGAAACAACCCTGTATGATCCTCAAACCCGCTGCCCCTGCACAAGCGGCGAGGTATACGGTGCCTGCTGCGGGCGGTACCTGGGCGAATTTGCCGCATCCGGAACCCTGAACGCGCCCACGCCGCTGGCTCTGATGCGCTCGCGGTTCACCGCCTTCGCCCTGCACGATGCTCCCTACCTGCTGGCAAGCTGGCACCCGCATACGCGCCCCACCGAGTTAACGCTGGACGAAACGCTGCGCTGGTACCGGCTGGATATCCTGGGCTCTTCGGGCGGTCCCTTCGATGCGGCGGGCACGGTCGAGTTCGCGGCGTACTACCGCTCAGTTCCCGGCACGCCCGCCGAAGAACGGGTGAAAGGCACCATGCACGAAAAATCCCGCTTCGAGAAAGTAAACGGCACCTGGTACTACCTGGACGGTGAGGTCAGCTAA
- a CDS encoding NCS2 family permease codes for MSSENTAAPQTPKPSSSGGALDRYFNITERGSTISTEIRGGLATFFAMSYIVVLNPLILGLTPDSSGRSLGVPQVAAMTALVAGVMTILLGVYAKHPFAMAAGLGVNALLATTIATTPNLTWPQIMGLVVWAGVLMTALVLTGFRTAVFDAVPESLKTAIVVGIGLFIAFVGLVNAGIIRRAETGSTPVVFGVHGHLLGWPTLVFIVGLFLTIILYVRQVRGAILYGMFASTALSLILEAIAPSGSVQANPLGWSLNVPTWDGSGFGLPDFSLLFSADLFGAFSSLGAMASILLVFTILISAFFDVMGSIMGMAVEAGSIDEDGKIEDIDRLLLVDALGAVAGGGTSTSTNQVFVESATGIGTGARTGLANVVTGVLFLGAIFLSPLVTIVPFEAVAPAMVFVGFLMVRQAVNVDWNDLALGISAFLTIVIMPLSYSIAHGIGAGFISYTVIRVATGRGREVHWLMYVVSAVFAVHFGMGLIEGWMR; via the coding sequence ATGTCTTCTGAGAACACCGCGGCTCCCCAGACGCCTAAACCCAGCAGTTCGGGCGGCGCACTGGACCGTTACTTCAACATTACCGAGCGTGGCTCAACTATCAGCACCGAAATTCGCGGCGGTTTAGCGACCTTCTTCGCCATGAGTTATATTGTGGTGCTCAACCCGCTTATTCTCGGCCTCACGCCCGATTCGTCCGGACGTTCCCTCGGCGTGCCGCAAGTTGCCGCCATGACCGCGCTTGTTGCAGGCGTGATGACCATTCTTCTGGGCGTTTACGCCAAACATCCCTTCGCGATGGCGGCGGGGCTGGGTGTGAACGCACTGTTGGCGACTACGATAGCCACGACTCCTAACCTCACCTGGCCGCAGATTATGGGGTTGGTCGTGTGGGCGGGTGTGCTCATGACCGCCCTCGTGCTGACCGGTTTCCGCACCGCCGTTTTCGATGCCGTGCCCGAGAGCCTGAAAACCGCGATCGTGGTGGGTATCGGGCTCTTTATCGCCTTTGTTGGGCTGGTGAACGCCGGAATTATTCGCCGTGCAGAGACCGGCTCAACCCCTGTTGTGTTCGGTGTTCACGGGCATCTGCTTGGCTGGCCCACTCTCGTGTTCATTGTGGGGTTGTTCCTGACCATTATTCTGTATGTTCGTCAGGTGCGCGGTGCTATTCTCTATGGCATGTTCGCATCCACGGCGCTTTCGCTTATTCTGGAGGCGATCGCCCCCTCCGGCAGCGTGCAGGCTAACCCGCTTGGCTGGTCGCTTAACGTGCCCACCTGGGACGGCAGCGGTTTTGGTCTGCCTGATTTCTCGCTTCTGTTCTCCGCAGATCTTTTCGGTGCCTTCAGTTCTTTGGGTGCAATGGCCTCAATTTTGCTGGTGTTTACCATCCTTATTTCGGCGTTTTTCGATGTGATGGGCTCTATCATGGGTATGGCGGTCGAAGCCGGTTCTATCGATGAAGACGGCAAGATCGAAGACATTGACCGTCTGCTTCTGGTAGATGCGCTGGGCGCGGTCGCCGGTGGCGGCACCTCAACCTCAACCAACCAGGTATTCGTGGAGTCGGCAACCGGTATTGGCACAGGTGCCCGCACAGGTCTGGCAAATGTGGTGACGGGTGTGCTCTTCCTGGGCGCTATTTTCCTCTCTCCCCTGGTGACGATTGTCCCCTTTGAGGCGGTCGCCCCCGCAATGGTGTTCGTCGGGTTCCTGATGGTGCGCCAGGCGGTTAATGTTGATTGGAACGATCTTGCCCTGGGAATTTCGGCGTTCTTGACGATCGTCATTATGCCGCTGTCGTATTCGATTGCGCACGGTATTGGTGCCGGGTTTATTTCGTACACGGTTATCCGTGTGGCGACCGGTCGCGGACGTGAGGTGCACTGGCTCATGTACGTAGTTTCGGCAGTGTTTGCGGTGCATTTCGGAATGGGCCTGATTGAGGGGTGGATGCGCTAG
- a CDS encoding LLM class flavin-dependent oxidoreductase, whose amino-acid sequence MAEQKKRIAVNAFDMTCVGHQSFDLWRHPRSRATEYNTIKYWTDLAQILEKGFFDGVFLADVVGIYDIYKNSAAPAIEGGAQVPVNDPFMQISAMAAVTEHLGFGVTSAVTYEQPYTLARKYASLDHLTNGRVGFNVVTSYLPSAAECQGLETQIEHDTRYELAEEFLDVCYKLWEGSWEDGAVVKDREKGIYADPAKVHPIQHKGKYFSVPGAGLTEPSPQRTPVIFQAGASSRGQKFSGKHAEVVFIGALRPDLTRIITDRIRDRAEENGRGRDEIKVFAMLSIIVDETEEKAKAKYEEYRKYVNLESSQAIIGGWSGVDLSQFDEDEVLNYVKTESIQSFLTPFTLQAKDKQWTRKDIAEHCTIGGMGEVIVGDPQQVADELERWIDEGGLDGINLAYHVSPGSFEDFIEFVVPELQKRGRYRTSYEGETLRESLFGKGQTKVADSHPAARYRGAYVGKPSTADTPARAIAN is encoded by the coding sequence ATGGCTGAGCAGAAGAAGCGCATCGCAGTTAACGCATTCGACATGACCTGTGTGGGTCACCAGAGCTTCGACCTCTGGCGCCACCCCCGCTCCCGGGCTACCGAGTACAACACCATCAAATACTGGACTGACCTAGCACAGATCCTTGAGAAGGGCTTCTTTGACGGCGTATTCTTAGCCGATGTTGTAGGCATCTACGATATTTACAAGAACTCCGCCGCACCCGCTATTGAAGGCGGTGCGCAGGTGCCCGTGAACGATCCGTTTATGCAGATCTCCGCAATGGCCGCCGTGACCGAGCACCTAGGCTTTGGCGTGACCTCAGCCGTCACCTACGAGCAGCCTTACACGCTCGCACGCAAGTACGCTTCTCTCGACCACCTCACTAACGGGCGTGTGGGCTTTAACGTGGTGACCTCATACCTGCCTTCTGCTGCCGAATGTCAGGGCCTCGAAACCCAGATTGAGCATGATACCCGATACGAACTCGCCGAAGAGTTCTTGGATGTCTGCTACAAACTCTGGGAAGGCTCCTGGGAAGACGGCGCCGTTGTCAAAGACCGAGAGAAAGGCATCTACGCCGACCCCGCCAAGGTGCACCCGATTCAGCACAAGGGCAAGTACTTCAGCGTGCCTGGCGCGGGTCTGACCGAACCCAGCCCCCAGCGTACCCCCGTGATTTTCCAGGCGGGCGCATCCAGCCGCGGGCAGAAGTTCTCGGGCAAGCACGCAGAGGTTGTGTTTATCGGTGCGCTGCGCCCCGATCTGACCCGCATTATTACCGACCGCATTCGTGACCGCGCCGAAGAGAACGGCCGCGGCCGCGACGAAATCAAGGTTTTCGCGATGCTCTCCATCATTGTGGACGAAACCGAAGAGAAGGCGAAGGCAAAGTACGAAGAGTACCGCAAGTACGTGAACCTGGAATCTTCGCAGGCCATTATCGGTGGCTGGTCCGGTGTGGATCTTTCCCAGTTCGACGAAGACGAGGTACTCAACTATGTGAAGACCGAGTCGATTCAGTCCTTCCTCACCCCCTTCACCCTGCAGGCCAAGGATAAGCAGTGGACGCGTAAGGATATTGCCGAGCACTGCACTATTGGCGGTATGGGCGAGGTTATTGTGGGCGACCCGCAGCAGGTGGCCGACGAGCTCGAACGCTGGATTGATGAAGGCGGACTGGACGGTATTAACCTGGCATACCACGTTTCGCCCGGCTCATTCGAGGACTTCATCGAGTTCGTGGTTCCTGAGCTGCAAAAGCGTGGGCGCTACCGCACCTCCTATGAGGGTGAGACCCTGCGCGAAAGCCTGTTCGGCAAGGGCCAGACTAAGGTCGCAGACTCCCACCCGGCCGCGAGGTACCGCGGTGCCTACGTGGGTAAGCCCTCCACGGCAGACACCCCGGCACGCGCTATCGCGAACTAA
- a CDS encoding NCS2 family permease → MSSENTAAPQAHKPNASGGALDRYFKITERGSSISAEIRGGLAAFFAMSYIVVLNPLVIGTGADSAGNTLGVPQVAAVTALVAGVMTILMGVIAKQPFAMAAGLGVNALLASTIATTPGLTWADIMGLVIIAGLIMTVLVLTGFRTAVFEAVPESLKTAIVAGIGFFIAFIGLVDSGIIRRMPDAAGTTVPVSFGVGGHLLGWPTLVFIFGLFLTIALFIRNVRGAILIGVVASTALSIILEAVFHIGSGKGNPTGWSLNVPALNNFSFSAPDFSLIGSARFGAFGAIGVLGASLLVFAILLSVFFDAMGVSVGLATEAGTIDKDGKVENINEVLLVDAVGSVVGGGASGSANQIFVESATGIGEGARTGLANIVTGVLFLVAIIASPLVTIVPFEAVAPALVVVGFLMVRQAVHIDWQDWGLGIPAFMTIIFMPLSYSIANGIGAGFVSYAFIRLVQGRGREVHWLMYVVSAVFVIYFGMGIINGLTH, encoded by the coding sequence ATGTCTTCTGAGAACACCGCGGCTCCCCAGGCACACAAGCCCAACGCATCGGGCGGCGCACTGGACCGTTACTTCAAAATCACTGAACGAGGCTCATCTATTTCAGCCGAGATTCGTGGCGGTCTCGCCGCGTTCTTCGCTATGAGTTACATCGTCGTCCTCAACCCCCTGGTGATCGGCACCGGCGCAGACTCGGCGGGAAATACCCTTGGCGTGCCGCAGGTCGCCGCAGTTACCGCGCTCGTCGCCGGCGTGATGACTATCCTCATGGGTGTTATTGCTAAACAGCCTTTCGCGATGGCGGCGGGACTGGGCGTCAACGCGCTGCTGGCGTCCACGATCGCAACCACCCCCGGGCTGACGTGGGCAGATATTATGGGCTTGGTGATTATCGCCGGTCTTATTATGACCGTGCTGGTGCTCACCGGCTTCCGCACCGCCGTATTCGAGGCGGTCCCCGAGAGCCTCAAAACCGCGATCGTGGCGGGAATCGGCTTCTTTATTGCCTTTATCGGACTGGTTGATTCCGGGATTATCCGCCGCATGCCGGATGCCGCAGGAACCACCGTTCCCGTCTCGTTCGGCGTGGGTGGTCACCTACTTGGCTGGCCTACTCTCGTGTTTATTTTCGGTCTTTTCCTCACAATCGCCCTGTTTATTCGCAATGTGCGCGGCGCTATCCTCATTGGCGTGGTGGCTTCTACCGCGCTGTCTATCATCCTAGAGGCTGTTTTCCATATAGGCAGCGGCAAGGGAAACCCGACCGGCTGGTCGCTCAACGTTCCCGCGCTCAATAATTTTTCCTTCTCAGCCCCCGATTTCTCGCTTATCGGGTCTGCACGATTCGGTGCGTTCGGCGCTATCGGCGTGCTGGGCGCATCCCTGCTGGTGTTCGCTATTCTGCTCTCGGTCTTCTTTGACGCCATGGGCGTTTCGGTAGGCTTAGCAACCGAAGCGGGCACCATCGATAAGGACGGCAAGGTCGAGAACATTAACGAGGTGCTGCTCGTGGATGCGGTCGGTTCCGTGGTCGGTGGCGGCGCATCCGGCTCTGCAAACCAGATTTTTGTGGAGTCGGCAACCGGTATTGGTGAGGGTGCCCGCACAGGTCTAGCAAATATCGTAACCGGTGTGCTGTTCCTGGTGGCGATTATCGCCTCGCCGCTGGTGACGATCGTTCCCTTTGAGGCCGTCGCCCCCGCTCTGGTAGTTGTTGGGTTCCTGATGGTGCGCCAGGCCGTGCATATCGACTGGCAAGACTGGGGTCTAGGCATCCCGGCGTTCATGACCATTATTTTCATGCCGCTGTCGTACTCGATCGCTAACGGTATTGGTGCAGGGTTCGTCTCCTACGCCTTTATCCGCCTGGTTCAGGGTCGCGGGCGCGAGGTGCACTGGCTCATGTACGTAGTTTCGGCGGTGTTCGTTATCTACTTCGGCATGGGTATTATCAACGGTCTCACGCACTAG
- a CDS encoding Imm6 family immunity protein: MENYKLANFMQILTECLPSYLKKKEDIVFVKKTLEMTQDFLLDKETVSPDALYDRLENINEEDILTYFDLDKESAPSVWVCIADFVAYICKLSYDESGEKYLPETIEAVDEATLTEFFTQYKENLSLFSDLSVAATTALQEKEVDLTDEAVHTYYVQLFGDDK; the protein is encoded by the coding sequence ATGGAAAATTATAAATTAGCAAACTTCATGCAAATCTTGACGGAGTGTTTACCGTCATATTTGAAGAAAAAGGAAGATATTGTTTTTGTCAAAAAGACGCTTGAGATGACGCAAGATTTTCTTTTGGATAAAGAAACGGTGTCTCCTGACGCTTTATATGACCGCTTGGAAAATATAAACGAGGAAGATATTCTTACTTATTTTGACCTTGACAAAGAAAGTGCTCCGTCAGTCTGGGTCTGCATAGCAGACTTTGTGGCTTATATCTGTAAATTAAGCTACGACGAAAGTGGCGAAAAGTATCTACCCGAGACGATTGAAGCGGTGGATGAAGCGACCTTAACAGAGTTTTTTACTCAGTACAAGGAAAATCTTTCTCTGTTTTCAGATTTGTCAGTGGCGGCTACGACTGCTTTGCAGGAGAAAGAAGTTGATTTGACAGACGAAGCTGTTCATACCTATTATGTACAGTTGTTTGGAGATGATAAATAA